One window of the Oncorhynchus clarkii lewisi isolate Uvic-CL-2024 chromosome 19, UVic_Ocla_1.0, whole genome shotgun sequence genome contains the following:
- the LOC139374201 gene encoding homeobox protein goosecoid, translating into MPAGMFSIDSILAGRPTCKDSVLLHRNPPVVFSNLTDSIYTATDYNGLYSHATGPSPPGMQAVNGTRIGYNNYYYGQLHLQGPNGPACCSAIPTLGSQQCPCIPTGYDSTGSVLISPVPHQMMSYMNVGTLSRTELQLLNQLHCRRKRRHRTIFTDEQLEALENLFQETKYPDVGTREQLARKVHLREEKVEVWFKNRRAKWRRQKRSSSEESENSQKWNKSTKIPTEKTEESKSDVDSDS; encoded by the exons ATGCCCGCTGGTATGTTCAGTATCGACAGTATCCTGGCCGGGAGACCCACTTGCAAGGACTCGGTGCTCCTCCATCGGAATCCCCCAGTGGTGTTCTCTAACCTCACGGATTCCATCTACACTGCTACCGATTACAATGGACTCTACTCGCACGCAACTGGACCTTCTCCTCCGGGGATGCAGGCGGTGAACGGGACTAGAATAGGATATAATAACTATTATTACGGACAACTGCATTTGCAGGGCCCCAATGGCCCTGCGTGCTGCAGCGCTATCCCAACCCTCGGCTCGCAACAGTGCCCATGTATTCCAACAG GTTATGACAGCACGGGCTCCGTGCTCATCTCTCCCGTCCCGCACCAGATGATGTCCTATATGAACGTGGGCACCTTGTCTCGGACCGAGCTGCAGCTCTTGAACCAGCTCCACTGCCGACGTAAGCGGAGACACCGAACCATCTTCACCGACGAGCAGCTTGAGGCTCTGGAAAACCTTTTTCAGGAGACCAAGTACCCTGACGTCGGCACACGGGAACAGCTCGCGCGGAAAGTGCATCTACGTGAGGAGAAGGTCGAG GTGTGGTTCAAAAACAGACGAGCGAAATGGAGAAGGCAGAAAAGGTCGTCCTCGGAAGAATCTGAAAACTCACAGAAATGGAACAAATCGACGAAAATACCCACAGAAAAAACCGAGGAAAGCAAAAGTGACGTGGATTCTGACAGCTGA